From a single Chloracidobacterium thermophilum B genomic region:
- a CDS encoding trypsin-like peptidase domain-containing protein yields MQIRRKLLGFALQSVLVVSIGFALVVSGWMVLARTARPAAPDLSKLSIVSHRGEPLNGVAADLSTVFRKIGKLVKPSVVSLRVVETISAESLGLGRNHPPIPGMEDGLKQRGSGSGFIISPDGYIVTNEHVVGKADKIRVTFDDGRQALAKLVGVDAATDLAVIKVDLTGLTPVTLGDPSEMEQGDWVMAIGAPFGLEQTLTVGVISATGRNLPSSRTNRFAQYNNYLQTDASINPGNSGGPLLNLRGEVIGVNTMILSESGGSEGIGFAIPSDLVERICRKLILEGRVRRGWLGVSLPVQPLTEAQAKSLGLPGTEGALVQDTVGPDSPAARAGLRSGDFIVRFDGMPIRNERELTTKVAETEVGKTVTVEFIRDGQRQQTQVTIDERPAAETAMRPTPKTEAAQDANLLGLKAVPLPADLVSKLRRPEGVLVESVRPASPADEAGLVKGMVLHSLNRRPVRSPEDLAQLTQNLRLGETVVLEVEVQLNGRWEFRFISVNIE; encoded by the coding sequence TACGTCGCAAGTTGCTTGGTTTTGCGCTCCAGTCGGTGCTGGTTGTCTCTATCGGGTTTGCACTGGTCGTGAGCGGCTGGATGGTGCTCGCCCGGACCGCGCGCCCGGCGGCCCCCGATCTGTCAAAGCTCTCCATCGTGTCACACCGGGGAGAGCCGCTCAACGGCGTGGCGGCCGACCTTTCCACGGTTTTTCGGAAGATTGGCAAACTCGTCAAGCCGTCAGTGGTCAGCCTCCGGGTCGTCGAGACCATTTCCGCCGAATCGCTGGGGCTGGGACGGAATCATCCGCCGATTCCGGGAATGGAAGACGGCCTCAAACAGCGTGGCTCTGGTTCCGGGTTCATCATCAGCCCCGATGGATACATCGTCACCAACGAACACGTTGTTGGCAAAGCTGACAAAATCCGGGTGACGTTTGATGATGGCCGGCAGGCCCTGGCCAAACTGGTCGGCGTGGATGCAGCTACCGATCTGGCCGTGATTAAGGTTGACCTGACGGGACTGACGCCGGTGACACTTGGCGATCCGTCAGAAATGGAGCAGGGCGACTGGGTGATGGCGATTGGCGCGCCGTTCGGCCTTGAACAAACCCTGACCGTGGGCGTCATTAGCGCCACGGGCCGCAACCTGCCCAGTTCGCGCACCAACCGGTTTGCGCAGTACAACAACTATCTGCAAACCGATGCCTCCATCAATCCGGGCAATTCCGGGGGGCCGCTGCTCAACCTGCGGGGGGAAGTCATCGGCGTCAACACTATGATCCTTTCCGAGTCAGGCGGCAGTGAAGGCATCGGGTTTGCCATTCCTTCCGACCTCGTCGAACGCATCTGCCGCAAACTCATTCTGGAAGGGCGGGTACGCCGGGGCTGGCTCGGTGTGAGCCTGCCGGTGCAACCGCTGACCGAAGCCCAGGCCAAGTCGCTGGGCCTGCCCGGTACCGAAGGGGCGCTGGTTCAGGATACGGTCGGCCCCGACAGCCCGGCCGCGCGCGCCGGTTTGCGGAGCGGAGATTTCATCGTGCGTTTCGACGGCATGCCCATCCGCAATGAGCGCGAACTGACGACCAAAGTCGCTGAAACCGAAGTCGGAAAAACGGTGACGGTCGAGTTCATCCGGGATGGGCAGCGCCAGCAGACGCAGGTGACGATTGATGAGCGCCCAGCCGCCGAAACGGCGATGCGACCCACGCCCAAAACCGAGGCTGCCCAGGATGCCAACCTGCTGGGCCTGAAGGCGGTGCCGCTTCCGGCTGATCTGGTTTCCAAACTGCGTCGTCCGGAAGGTGTCCTCGTCGAGTCGGTGCGTCCTGCCAGCCCGGCCGACGAAGCCGGCCTGGTCAAGGGGATGGTGCTGCACAGCCTGAACCGGCGTCCGGTCAGGTC